TCTCATTTCTATTCTGCGATTCATTATCcattttggaaaaaaaagaaaaatatatatgaaTTAAGTCAAAAGTTACAATGCGGCGTCGTATACCGCCATTCCGACATAATAGAAATTGAACTTTGTTCAGATCAAGTTATTTTGTTCTCaattaaagtattaatGGGAGTGCCACATTATTTTATTGTTGCTCTTTAGCAGTATTTCACTCCgtgaaattaatgaatatttacaaaCTACCGCTTTATTTATCTTAACGTTTACCATAACAATAGCTCTGATGGAAGTTGCCTATGCGAAATGATGAGAGAAGTTTGCTCAAGGTCCTTGAAGTTTGGACAGATTCTTTCTAGATCCATATTCCAACAGCTAAACGTATCGTTTAATGGAAAATGCTTATTTTATGGTGCTCTTTTCAACTTATCAAatagaatattttttaaaagtatTACGTATAGTAGCGATCCATATAAAGTCTTAGGAGTTTCTAGAAATGCATctgatgaagaaattaagcTTAAGTTTAAGGAGTTAGCAAAAAAGTACCATCCTGATTTAAACCCATCGGAAGAAgccaaaaataaaatggcAAAAATAGTGAAGTAAGTTAAACTGGacttataaattaattaactgTATTTTTAGTGCATATGAGACGCTTTCggattcaaaaaaaagaaaacaattTAGTAATTCTGGAATAGGGCAAGCTGGACAAAagtataatatttataaagaTAGTAAGACTAAGCAGGCATTTAACTGGTTTGAAGATAGTCCTTGGATGACGCCAAACATagatgaaatatttatgagTTCTTCATTTTTCGATAATCTATTTGGGCTTGGGGAATACTTTATGAGAGAGAAACAGATTTTGaggaaaaatatatatttgaatattgaGGTGGATATTTTGGATGCAATTAATGGGACAAACAGAACACTTAAAACTAATTCTAGTTGTAAATGTGATGCCTGCAATGGCGCTGGCATCATTAAAGGACTAAAATTAGCTAAATGTTCAAATTGTGGTGGTTCTGGGCTGAATGTTTACCATAACGGTCCTTTATTAATCAAGTCATTGTGCATGAAGTGCAGTGGTACTggatattcaaatttaatgcTTTGCATAAAGTGTAATGGTAGCGGccatattattaaagataagAACGTTTTCCTAAGAATCCCAAGAGGAACGAAGGATGGAACGCAACTAAAGCTGAGCTCAGAAGGTAACTTTGTTTCAGGAAATTATGGAGATTTATTCATTAAGGTGAATATTAAGCCAAATACGAAATTCAAATGGATAAAGGATAATATTCATGTAGATATCccaatttcaattaatacATGTATTTTTGGCGGAGAAATTGTTGTACCTAGTTTAATTAAAGGTACAAGCATGCGAGTTAAGGTACCTCCTAAAACTAATCCGAGGGTTccatatatattaaaggGTAAAGGGCCACCTATTTTTGGCAAAGATACATTCGGCGACTATATCATTCACTTTTCTACTCGAAATTCTCATCcagatttatttaaaaactACAAGGAGTCTATTGGAATTAAAGATAAACTACTCAGTATATTAGGTGAATTGAACAAAAAGGTTTCAAAAAAAGCCAGCAAAGGATAAGTAGAACAAAGCATTTTTACAAATGTCTTGAATATAAATGCATTTTTCTGTAAGCttactatttttaaattattagtaAATCACAATCATAGTCAATTTTTACACTAATTagtaaattctttaatcttgaatatatataatttattatattaccattttttaattatttacttgCGCTAactgaatattattttacaTGGTAAATCCCCCACCCACACCTGACATACTGATTTTACCATAATTTTCACGTTTTCTTAATAGTTAAGCATGAAGGTGAGTAGATTTGCAAGGATAATACAATAAACACTAATTATTCTCtcaatatttccaatataGAAAAGATCGATACCTTGGAAaacttatttaaatttttgtattcAAGTTTGCAACCAGCTTAAGAAGCTTGAAATTGAATGGAAACAACCGCAAAGCGATATATCACTTATAAGTTGGTTTATGGCAAATAAAACTAAAAAGGTAGGTTATAAACTAAATTTAGTAtcataaaaattaaagctTAGATTAGgagtttattaaaaaatggCGATGAACTAACTATagaagaatataatttaatgatttCCAAGGCAGTAGAAGATGGAATGTTGCATGTGAGTTAAAATTTACCAGCAATCCAAAGGGCAATAAATTGTGattctaattaatttaataaaaaatttcagGTTGTGGATTCATATCTAGATCCAATTGATGGAAGTAATGTCAGATTATTAAGcattgataaattttttttccccGAAATTTggttttaatttttaataatgatagaGCGGTTATACTTTTAGACGGGTCACTTTAATGGAATGATAAAAATTGAGTAAAGAATAATATGTTGTCATGTTTATTGTAAATGAATCAAATTAACAACTTCCCTGTTGCTCAACAGGTATATTTTTCAACTCATAATGCTTTGCGTGCAGGTGAAAATGAAATCCAGAAATTTGTCTTATATATTGACGAGCTGGATGGGACAAAGCGCATACTTTTGTCAATATACCCATTCTATGATTGCCAGATGGTTAAAAGACTAGTAATTAAGTATCTGGATCTCCCAGAAGGCACAAGCATTCGTGACATTCAACTATTTTATAGAGGCGTAGAAATTCCGAATGGCAGGTTTATGCATACATTTGAAAAACAAAGACACCCATTGCACTATTCTCTCAGGATGAACAAGTCAGATTTCGGAATTAGAAGCACTGGACTTAAATGGTCGAGTAAAATTCAGAAACTTGTAGTTGAAGTTAAACTCGCAATGCAGAGAAATGTCCATCCCAAACTTACATTGGATGGAACTGGCGCTACCTATAGAATGTACAATGCAAAAGGCCAAGTTGTTGCAATGTTTAAACCACTAGATGAGGAGGCATTTTCTCCAAATAATCCAAGGGGTTATCAAGGTAAATTAGGTCAACAAGGTTTTAGGTCAGGAGTATTGTCAGGTGAAGGAGCTAGCAGAGAGGTTGCAACAGCAATTTGGGATGCATACTACCATAATTTTGCTGGCGTTCCTGATACTACATTACTTGAGGCATGCCATCAGGCTTTTAATTATGATAGCTGGAATAAGATTACTCTTGAATGGGGcgatatttttcaaaaagataataataaagcaAATAGTGAAATAACTGTTGATTGGAAGTTGGGGGCATTTCAAGAGTTTATTTCAACTACAGAAACAGTTGGTAATTTCAACCCCTCTGTATTCTGCATTAGAGATGTACACCGCATTGGAATTTTGGATATTTGTCTCTTTAATTTAGATAGAAATGACAGTAATATTCTTGTTGTCGCGAACCAGCCCAATTATTCAATCAAATTCAACATtagtaattcaaataatccAAGTTCAGCTACTTCACCATATGAACACCCTCTGAGCACTCCTGACGGCAAAAAAACCAAGTATAAGTTAATTCCTATCGACCATGGGCTTTGTTTACCAGATGTTCTCGATGTTGCACAATTTGATTGGGTATGGTTTGATTGGCCGCATTCAAAGATACCCTTTAGCAGGTCTGAATTGAGAGTAATAAAGTATATGGATCCAGATGCGGATGCAGAGAGgttaaaaagaaagttaTTGATTAGAAGCGAGTGTTTAAGAAGCATGAGAGTTTCAGTCAGATGGTTGAGGCTTGCATCATCAATGCATCTCAACTTGTATCAAATTGCCAGTTTTCTTTGTAGAGAAGATCTGGAAATTCCATCTTCAATTGAGCTACTAATTCAGCGTAGCCTTCAACATTGCTATCGCGCATTTGATGCAACTgcattaatttcatcaaacAGGTTAGGCAATATTCATATTGACTTAGCAACAACTTCTTCCGCACCTAACAGAGCTAGAGTTTTTAATGAATCACCTAAAAAGGGTCAGAATACAAATACGGTAGACAATTTTATTGATGATTGCGAATTATCAGATAATTCACAGATCTCAGATTCTGAATCTGAATTTTCGTCAGATAATTCAACTATTAAAAGTAAGTGGTGGGAGTCGCGTAAGAGAAAGCAAAAATCTTCGCAAAGCCAGAAATCAGATATTCATTCGTGTCCAACTGAACAGCTTACACCTTCAAGCTTCCAAAAGAGCTGTTTAAATGGAGCATCTAGAAGTACTGCCTATCGAACTCAGCTTTTACTCGGGCTTGCTCCTCAAAACGCCACATGGATGTTGCTAGACAGAGAAAATAACATCATTCCAATTCAATGGGGAGACAAACACTTCGAACATGTATTTTTCGAAGTATTAGAGCAGGAGATGAAACATTTAATCATTGATAAACATCCCAAATGGGAAGAGTACCCATATTTTGGAGAAGAGGTATTTGATGAAGGCAAGAATAAGGATATTTCGGCTAAGGAAAAAGATTATTGCTAATggtataaatatatatatatttaagaatTCTAACAATTAGTTgattaagtttttttttgtatttcaCTTGCTTTATGAAAAATAGCTAAGTGGGGATTTCTTCTTTGCTAGTACTGCTGCAATCCCTTCGACATAATCTTCATGGCAAAGTATCGTTGCTCCCCTTCTGAGTGCTGTCATCCCCGCTTCAACACAAACTGCCTTAAGCTGAGCACCGTTAAAATCATCTGTTGATCTTGATAGCTCTTGGAAATTCACGTCATTTAAATCAACATTCATTTTTCTGCTATGTATTTGAAGTATTCTGGACCTTGCTTCTTCGTTTGGATGCGGTAACTCGACCTTACGGTCAAGCCTACCTGATCTTAAAAGGGCTGGATCGAGAGTATCCGGCCTATTCGTTGCAGCAATAACTTTAACTCTGTCGTCTGAGCTAAATCCATCTAATTGATTAAGTAACTCAAGCATAGTCCTTTGTACCTCTCTATCTCCACTATGCTCACTATCAAACCTTTTCATACCTATAGCGTCAAGCTCgtcaataaatattattgaaggAGCTTTTTCACGTGCAATTTCAAATGCATCCCTAACCATCTTTGCACCATCACCAATAAACATTTGTACAAGTTGTGGGCCTGctaatttcaaaaatgtCGCTTTAGTTTGTGCTGCACATGCCCTTGCCAAAAGAGTTTTTCCTGTGCCTGGAGGTCCATACATTAGTACACCCTTTGGAGGTTTTATACCAATTTTCTCAAACCTTTCTTTGTGGGTCATCGGAAGGACGATTGCCTCCACCAATTCCTGGATCTGCTTATCTAATCCTCCAATATCTGAATACTCTTCCATTGGTCTTTCATCAACTTCCATAGCCTTAACTCTAGAGTCATACTCCGGTGGCAATTTatcaagaattaaataactaTCCTTATTCACTCCAACAAGATCGCCAGGCTTTAATTCATTCTCTGGAACCAATCCAATGACAGGGAGAAAGACAGTCTGCCTTGATGATGTTTTTATTACCATGCATTTATCGTTTTTGTCTCCATCGAATTCCATACCTTCACCCTCATTTTCCTGTTCATCTGAAAAATCCAGCGATTCGACAATGTTGGCAACCAGATATGGAAGCTGTTTGTTgagttttattttttcagtATTACTTCTGATTCTTTCATTCATCTGGTTTAATTCATGCTTAAGACGATTACTTTCGCTTTTCATAAGTCGAATTTCACCATCTAAAAGGCGAATCCTAGACTGAAGCTCACTAACACTCAGAGTCTTTACGCTCTCTACAGCCTCCTCTGCAGACCAATTATCGGTGCCTTCCTCAGATGACATTGGTATTACAACGTAAATTAACTCAACTATTTGGAAAATTACTCttgcaataatatttccCCCCACCCACAGCAATTTGATTTTGTTTAACACCCGCTCTAAATCTGTTTAGTACTTAAGATAATTACATtctattttgaattttaattGTGATTCTCTTAACACTTTCATCTTACTCATTACAATTGTTCACTACTTATTCCtgttttgaaaatttctctatttttgtattgtttttatatttaacttCTACTATTTTGCCTTCTCGCTATTAAATATACTCAGTTCCTTATTAAACATTGGATATTGATTTTTAGAATATATTTcctatttttattctctTGTTTATTCgcaaaaattaaattgcATAGAATCCGGCTTTCATGCAATTTTGCACAattactttttaattttaaattaaagagTGGAGGCAATGTTTATGATTCGAGGAAAATTGTTAAGTCAATCTCTTCCATGTTTCAAATTCACACGAAGAGAATTTTTGCCACTATTTTCGGCGTTTTTCCAGAAAAAAGCGATCCGCAACCTAGAATATTATAACTTAAACAAAAGATGGAAGTCTTATAGTAAAACTGGCAAAAATCTCTCAGAAGGCTATGTATCACAAATCATGGGTTCAGTTGTAGATGTAAAATTCGAGGGTAAACTACCAGAACTGTTAAACGCTTTGGAAGTTAAAGGGCATCAAAACAAACTAGTGCTTGAAGTGGCGCAACACTTAAGTGATAATTCAGTTAGGGCAATCGCAATGGACGTTACAGAAGGACTCTCCAGAGGAGAGAAGGTTATAGACACTGGAAGCCCAATATGCGTTCCAGTAGGCAAGGCCACACTTGGTAGAATGGTGAATGTTATGGGGAATGCAATTGACGGGTGTGGAGAAATCAACGCTAAAGTTAAAAAACCGATTCATAGAACTGCCCCTGAATACATGGAACAAGTAATGGAGCCTTCATTAATTGTTACTGGGATTAAGGCAATAGATCTACTTACACCATTCATAAAAGGTGGGAAAATAGGACTATTTGGTGGAGCGGGAGTTGGCAAGACTGTTCTTATCATGGAACTAATAAACAATATTGCAAAAAAGTACGGTGGTTACTCTGTATATACAGGGGTTGGAGAACGCATCAGGGAAGGGTACGatttatataatgaaaTGTTAGCAAATGGCGTCAATAAAAAGTCGATTGTTGGATCACGAGTTGACAGCAAGCATAAGAGACAGCCTATATACGATTTTTTAGGTTCTAAGACAGCGCTGGTATATGGTCAGATGAATGAAACTCCAGGAGCGCGAGCGCGAGTTGCACTTACAGGTCTAACAATGGCAGAATATTTTAGAGATTCAATGATGCAAGACGTATTATTTTTCGTAGATAATATTTACCGATTTACACAGGCAGGGAGTGAAGTTTCTGCGCTTTTAGGTAAGTAAATATTTGGTGTAATTTTCCCAAATGATGCAAACTTTCCATATTTATCTGAGTTTCAATGCTGAAACAACTGGAAAATAGCTGGAATTACCGACTGATGGGTtattttttactttttttaatgacTTTTTCTAGGGCTATTACCAACTGAAATCGGGTATCAACCCACTCTGGCTACTGATCTTGGTAAACTTCAAGAAAGAATCACAACCACGAAAAATGGTTCAATAACATCTATTCAGGCACTTTATATTCCGTCTGACGACATTAATGATCCAGCACCTGTTGCAGCCTTCACCCACCTTGATTCTACAATAGTTCTCTCTAGAAAAATGTCAGAAGTTGGGATATTCCCATCCATTGATCCATTGGAAAGTAGGTCCAAGGTTTTAGATCGAAATATTATAGGCGAAGAGCACTACAAAGTTTCTACTGAAGTTCTTTCGATTTTACAAAGGTATAAGCAGTTACAGAGCAAAATTTCTACTCAAGGTACTCATGCACTTTCTGAAGAGGAAAGGTTGATCGTCTCCAGGGCAAGAAAAGTCCAAAAATTTCTTACTCAGCCGTTTTTTATGTCGGAGGCTTTTACCGGAAAGCCAGGGGTTTTTGTCAACTTAATTGATACAATTAAAGGTTTTAATGCTATTGTCAGCGGTGAAATGGATAACCTTCCAGAGACAATGTTTTATATGAAAGGTAGTCTTGATAGTCTAGGAAAGCCGGATTCTACTTGTTAGTTTTTGCACATGATTAGGTGAAtaagattttattttccaaaCGAATATTTTCCCTCTTAGTTTAAATATTCCGAGAAATTTATGGCGCAATTTGGTAAACaaatttactatttatGTATTTGGTTGcagattaataataatcatgGAGTTGATTGAACTACCGAAAAGGCAGTGGTACCATGTTTCTGGTTCATCTTTAGATATTAAGATACCATCGTCTCACAATGCTTCTACATCTCAAGCAGCCTCTATACTACAATGTAATAGAGAATATGTTGTACATATGTTTTCTGATGTTCCAAGAGTTATCATGTTAGATTCTGGTATTAATAGCCAAGAAGAACTAAACAATGGATCTAAATGCAGCAGTAAATTATCAGGGCTTGGAATGGAAAGTTTTTCGCTTTCAAAGGTGTCgaataatattgtttatATCAAAGGGAAGGAACTTTCAAtagtaaatattcaatCAGACACTATTAATACTCTGGTAAGGGGAAATACCCATTGGAAATCTGTTGTATTTAACCATTTAGATGATCGTTGTTTTGTTGCTTGGAATAAATGTTCAGTGTGTCTATGGAATCGTTCTTCATATGAATACCACATTCTACAAGAATGTTCTAACTCCAACAAGTCCAATGCTCCCCAGCATTCAGCTGCTAATTTATCATGTTGCGTACTAATTAACTACCCGGATGATGTTAAAATTTCTAGTTGCCAATTTATTGGAGACctaataattctatttaCTTCAAATGGCTATTATGATACTTTTTCCTCAAATTTAAGCCCTGGAGAGTACTATAGATCGATAATGTCAAGGCAAATTATcgattcaaattcattacTACTTGATACTGCAGTATATCCGAATATAAGAATCAGAGATCCTACCATTAACCACATGAATGTAACAGCTACATTATTATCAGTAGAAAAAGATATCTATACTGTTCGCATATATAACTTACCGATAGATTCAAACAATAACTTTGGCGAAATTACACTTTTACAGAGcataaatattcatattatggatgagaataaaaatagcCAATTTAACGCTCATATTATTGGACCAAATTGGGGTGAGTATTTCGcaatacaaatttttaaCCAATTAATCGTTTGCTCTGTTGGTGAAGAACTACCCATTAAAGGTTTGTTTTTCTTCCCCTCTAGACTATTAGAGACAGCTGCTTTCAGACCTCCAAAAAATGTTACCTGGCTTGATGCTGGAAAAACTAAATCAAGtgaaaatttatcaaaacaACCCATCGAAGTCTttgtttcaaatatttttggagGGCTCGAATCAATCATTATCCCACCTGTTTTAGATTTGAGTGCGAATAAAGCCCATTATTCATCCGAAAACATCAGTATACCTAGTGACACATTTACTATAAACTTGtctaatcaaaaaaaaactaatatTGATACGAATGACGAGATTGCTGATGATTATTATGCTGTTTTGATGGCAAATGCATCACATAAAACTGAGAAGAGCGATTTTCAATACAACAATACAcctcaaaataaattaccATCTGATAGATCAAATTTACTTACATCTATTTTTACTACATTAAATATGGAGGAAAAACAGTCAATGAGCAATCCACAATCGAAAAATACGAATACAAGCAATACCAACCACAAAGATTCTGgtttaaatgataaaatatttgaaatgatTACAGatgaattcaaaaaattgaCCTTTAGCTTGTCcaaagaattaaatgattcGGTTTCTTCAGCAATTAGCAAGTATTTAGAACCGATCGAACGTGATATACAATCTATTAAGTCGCATTTGTCAGGAATCGAGAAGTCTGTTGATAATTATGTTAATATCAATgaaatttctaaaattgAAACAAATGTTAAGGAACTTCTTACAAGTACAAATGAGAAATTAACAAGCATCGACACTTGTATTTCGAGGCTTGTTGGCGAATCTAGAAGCGTTCGTGAAAAAGTGactaaattaaataaacaaTGCGATAACATTAACTCGAATCCAATAGACAACTTTACTCAAGTAGTAGCAGATTCATTTGGGACATTAACTAATGCAGTTACTCAATTGCAAACAACTGTTAATCGTTTGGAATTACAGATCAGTAATGGAATACCACTAAAAGCTCTTACACCAGATAACTCAATTACAAATAAGAGCGCCCAAAACATAGCTTTGCAAATTGATGATGCCTTAAAACAAAAACATTACGATCGCGCATTTGCGATAGCAATTTCTGCCGATCAATCTACTCTATCTCAATCAGATAAGAGAGAAATCCCAAGCGGAGAATGTTTTGTTTTGAACCTTGCATATAAGTTTGACCCATGTGTTTGGTTGGATGATCCACTTCCTATTAGCCATCCAGTAATATTAggaatttcaaaaattttgaGCGATACTCTTCCTCATTTAATTGAATCTTTAAAGACCAGCGGTAatttttctcaaattaGCTGCATTTCAGATTTAAAATTGAGAATATTATGGATAAAAGAAACCATTCACTGTTTTGAACCATTTACTGATACTCTTACACCTAGTGACGTAATGCAAATACTAAATGAAATTTCAGAAAGTATGAACAAATGCATTAGCATTATAAATTCGGTTAGCGATGCAAGTAAAAGCATGAACTATATTGTACCTGCATGCTTCACGGATGGGTCGATCATCAGTGATATTACTAGCATATTAAGGCATATTAGAAGGACAACTAGAAATATTACATCTggaatgaaataaattaataa
The Cryptosporidium parvum Iowa II chromosome 2, whole genome shotgun sequence genome window above contains:
- a CDS encoding possible phosphatidylinositol 3- and 4-kinase family protein, translated to MNQINNFPVAQQVYFSTHNALRAGENEIQKFVLYIDELDGTKRILLSIYPFYDCQMVKRLVIKYLDLPEGTSIRDIQLFYRGVEIPNGRFMHTFEKQRHPLHYSLRMNKSDFGIRSTGLKWSSKIQKLVVEVKLAMQRNVHPKLTLDGTGATYRMYNAKGQVVAMFKPLDEEAFSPNNPRGYQGKLGQQGFRSGVLSGEGASREVATAIWDAYYHNFAGVPDTTLLEACHQAFNYDSWNKITLEWGDIFQKDNNKANSEITVDWKLGAFQEFISTTETVGNFNPSVFCIRDVHRIGILDICLFNLDRNDSNILVVANQPNYSIKFNISNSNNPSSATSPYEHPLSTPDGKKTKYKLIPIDHGLCLPDVLDVAQFDWVWFDWPHSKIPFSRSELRVIKYMDPDADAERLKRKLLIRSECLRSMRVSVRWLRLASSMHLNLYQIASFLCREDLEIPSSIELLIQRSLQHCYRAFDATALISSNRLGNIHIDLATTSSAPNRARVFNESPKKGQNTNTVDNFIDDCELSDNSQISDSESEFSSDNSTIKSKWWESRKRKQKSSQSQKSDIHSCPTEQLTPSSFQKSCLNGASRSTAYRTQLLLGLAPQNATWMLLDRENNIIPIQWGDKHFEHVFFEVLEQEMKHLIIDKHPKWEEYPYFGEEVFDEGKNKDISAKEKDYC
- a CDS encoding DNAJ protein (with possible Znf cysteine-rich domain, similar to bacterial DNAJ protein) — protein: IFTNYRFIYLNVYHNNSSDGSCLCEMMREVCSRSLKFGQILSRSIFQQLNVSFNGKCLFYGALFNLSNRIFFKSITYSSDPYKVLGVSRNASDEEIKLKFKELAKKYHPDLNPSEEAKNKMAKIVNAYETLSDSKKRKQFSNSGIGQAGQKYNIYKDSKTKQAFNWFEDSPWMTPNIDEIFMSSSFFDNLFGLGEYFMREKQILRKNIYLNIEVDILDAINGTNRTLKTNSSCKCDACNGAGIIKGLKLAKCSNCGGSGLNVYHNGPLLIKSLCMKCSGTGYSNLMLCIKCNGSGHIIKDKNVFLRIPRGTKDGTQLKLSSEGNFVSGNYGDLFIKVNIKPNTKFKWIKDNIHVDIPISINTCIFGGEIVVPSLIKGTSMRVKVPPKTNPRVPYILKGKGPPIFGKDTFGDYIIHFSTRNSHPDLFKNYKESIGIKDKLLSILGELNKKVSKKASKG
- a CDS encoding 26S proteasome regulatory subunit, S6a like AAA ATpase, whose protein sequence is TDLERVLNKIKLLWVGGNIIARVIFQIVELIYVVIPMSSEEGTDNWSAEEAVESVKTLSVSELQSRIRLLDGEIRLMKSESNRLKHELNQMNERIRSNTEKIKLNKQLPYLVANIVESLDFSDEQENEGEGMEFDGDKNDKCMVIKTSSRQTVFLPVIGLVPENELKPGDLVGVNKDSYLILDKLPPEYDSRVKAMEVDERPMEEYSDIGGLDKQIQELVEAIVLPMTHKERFEKIGIKPPKGVLMYGPPGTGKTLLARACAAQTKATFLKLAGPQLVQMFIGDGAKMVRDAFEIAREKAPSIIFIDELDAIGMKRFDSEHSGDREVQRTMLELLNQLDGFSSDDRVKVIAATNRPDTLDPALLRSGRLDRKVELPHPNEEARSRILQIHSRKMNVDLNDVNFQELSRSTDDFNGAQLKAVCVEAGMTALRRGATILCHEDYVEGIAAVLAKKKSPLSYFS
- a CDS encoding ATP synthase beta chain, mitochondrial precursor — its product is MFMIRGKLLSQSLPCFKFTRREFLPLFSAFFQKKAIRNLEYYNLNKRWKSYSKTGKNLSEGYVSQIMGSVVDVKFEGKLPELLNALEVKGHQNKLVLEVAQHLSDNSVRAIAMDVTEGLSRGEKVIDTGSPICVPVGKATLGRMVNVMGNAIDGCGEINAKVKKPIHRTAPEYMEQVMEPSLIVTGIKAIDLLTPFIKGGKIGLFGGAGVGKTVLIMELINNIAKKYGGYSVYTGVGERIREGYDLYNEMLANGVNKKSIVGSRVDSKHKRQPIYDFLGSKTALVYGQMNETPGARARVALTGLTMAEYFRDSMMQDVLFFVDNIYRFTQAGSEVSALLGLLPTEIGYQPTLATDLGKLQERITTTKNGSITSIQALYIPSDDINDPAPVAAFTHLDSTIVLSRKMSEVGIFPSIDPLESRSKVLDRNIIGEEHYKVSTEVLSILQRYKQLQSKISTQGTHALSEEERLIVSRARKVQKFLTQPFFMSEAFTGKPGVFVNLIDTIKGFNAIVSGEMDNLPETMFYMKGSLDSLGKPDSTC